From one Anopheles cruzii chromosome 3, idAnoCruzAS_RS32_06, whole genome shotgun sequence genomic stretch:
- the LOC128270662 gene encoding mucin-5AC-like has protein sequence MEFKSGVLWIASFILLISQEHVFAQTKRSFRTSAAQGRALGANPRQSSSSSVDFQCPEEFGYYSHPTDCSQYYVCVFGGALLESCTGGLMYSHELQTCDWPRNVGCEQSRGHSSPSAPAAPSRTVTPRVPQVLSRVRFSSAPSAPSGPSGPSGPSGPSGPSGPSGPAEPSAPARIQQIHTLPPPPPPPANPNPVITTRGQPKNSPQEDIAKLYAEAHETLPPVEEEESDRQQRVYRGQPSTVSQVQRDRDGILQQPSVNAIPTQAKVGSFAYSAQPQPFSRDDDDDESLQTLDAEPSATVRDRKKRDTDGAAPNGAAPKTLDPVDAALAAGDEPTRQTVKRSNADIRSEPDGHREARQLRSQLGTWQYRSLDTSLSRQNSYSPSTGFDPFGYTVGPTASSTYFKPGARYYQPQTYSKKELTQSYNDYLEAYNSKQQQQAAAAYGVQRPVQEPAHKSLQGLQAYKTIAKITPQDALIPLLLGRPHQPQFTAAAFVNSHNAKKYTTPSSVLSDESADAETIPDNFAFFHFGNTYSSTPISVNNNHHKAPKAQAAPTQKTPYIAFSSVGGFFNNHPTASPLKESFGGATKPKPNLSTPAPVYESGPNTLVVYRPQPAPRPAYGGGYGTNGQQLGGGVVYEASTPKPSAPLFVTKSTNGFQPIAVSTTPKYRYPGHAPLKSQPVSPGEYSKFLESLKNSHITPGLPTESVPTVRIGSQVLPYRPGPNNTILQPVRVSGPGYGGQAAVYYSKPAVGSFSRPAAGGLGLGSYYHQPGDIEPERGQKYVKNTLEEPNRKPAYGKRPEDEDEEEYYDDDDEEEDDDDEFQYRYPPIHKSKYTPMTETMAPRPLQNLTTPKPPGAVSGNLFYHSDTTTWRPSVTVTTYSPGAAVTSSDIPPIIKFPEDVFQGIRPLADVPRYLNKSTLRPYTVRQRVRPTAVQNNALDEPSEDPSGGDRLRVSTQRPTTRYTTHPATVRTRTPAAGTTAKTKTSQTPAVTQTFTRRPTTTTMTAPTTTEVPTTTTSRKRYTIRPQRGQQRWRTTTEASPREAGGAASTTHRPTTNLTKPRSRDSELDERLPNRVETSSQAPPPRYIQEQQQQQQPHQQQKTQLTQSNRNYYNTSNYEPSAYDSYYAVYDEDVELYRDVEYQPQQPQKPVVSSTYRPTVVTTVAPTSQRDPYVTSPRTTYQRPSYQADYDDALVAQLQEDRYNTKQTNTQIRSSQLDDQSIKTTPKSIILTLAARSAGPSSSPEPPPPFLVSFAPPSFRSPADESRYRSSTTSSSSVPRHIHPTPSPSPSSSSSTPSTLTTTTTTVPSTTTTTTTVRTEHLPRFRPSPEYNRHPVRLPPSPSPPPPEIKFHPIPDDHYYDEGDDDEDDVDVEGDPVDEEPLGPVRHYGPSPKLRPATDDSENGHSKKQFITQKLLPVLLSPFQSARSSSSVHAFAAGPPEVREQTPFSYDDPRPGQDHQFVPLTSTFPPSTTTTPTTTTTTTTTSTTTTRRPTTTPVPSTTSPLPTTTLDVQRKLPKFVLSEVQPSSFRTPFSTTAKAPDALPDYGGFLYRESLPQHTFLSAIATTLSATQSSTIATTTPEPIRFTYGPQPQRTVDSARPRPTPTPFAPRFEPVQSAQQFGKPNRTYTLTGLNGPRFGVSVRPGAGFESGSPLPTRTTFSDDVTSVASTERTTPVVTPSTSTSTTTSTALGASNVRFVISSSLSTTARPQTPKPVESVALHKSLDHVEPTASSHDWAPSALVQEKVLSSPRTNTLQETNEPDLVQELDEPLLRSRPSLAKDDVVVTSTTTLAPTRFPPRTTPRPEGKKVVVTQEPPKVQSFTSRGLIFKEALNKTLDPSAGQPATGQRVLVSPYKSLEVQRQTTSSDKPFASTSRVILNLYRTTTPESLPLVGLTVKRPFSTQAPSTTTAAAPSTTSSTTTSTSTTTTVAPSVSESSTTTLATPEEANVTQVTKPTEVYRGRYRPVFSFVRSAESYDEVTTPRYLQYLRPRGRGSPRRSYTRLRPTAQSYTQLRSSTLLDVDSRNVSSSPASASASVDSTVLSVVSASEYSERPSAAYLNHISTADPRAKYEVELELHKAKSPVKPDASQVNRTAGGPGQVVQITDKPVYYTRFHATSTEVSSFAPVANSGRPVESTTKKFRATVEMPEMNIPTEKELQLSYLHQDTSGTSSDEESTQNDDDEDDHEDEEEQDDEVDEDLADYSYLETTKTNTPTTPSTTATPTTTPSTTPITRSTFRPMARASKRYSVTPTVTAPTTERYYVPSRPYPSTAPERNLTGSDLTVDPTTPYNAARITTSSSPSSFPSLSSSTPLPPLPDVASGLTGYPNGSLSVSPSTIPTTASTTTTTTTVRPPTATFAMSKLPPRASRVNNAIKTTIAAAQLPRRYGKPSAAAGKSIQCTENSLSAKCNEIPSRVSNNNNNNNRNRGNSQYATDPVQSTISANRGTHPPRARPTLKPSQTIVSKAQEFIDIYRYPPTRPEPLYPQPTPDKTAAKCRKDVCLLPDCYCGGKDVPGELPVEQVPQIVLLTFDDSVNDLNKQLYQDLFERGRVNPNGCPITATFYVSHEWTDYSQVQNLYAVGHEMASHTVSHSFGESFSPKKWAREVAGQREILSAYGGVKLEDVRGMRAPFLSIGGNKMFKMLHDFNFTYDSSMPVYENRPPSWPYTLDYKIFHDCMIPPCPTKSYPGVWEVPMVMWQDLNGGRCSMGDACSNPPEADGVYKMIMKNFERHYTTNRAPFGLYYHAAWFTQPHHKEGFIQFLDAINSMPDVFIITNWQALQWVRDPTPLSRINSFTPFQCNYPDRPKRCNNPKVCNLWHKSGVRYMRTCQPCPEIYPWTGKTGIRSSRIDNDIEVADTN, from the exons AACATGTCTTCGCACAAACAAAACGCTCGTTCCGCACGAGTGCAGCGCAGGGCCGGGCGCTCGGCGCGAACCCGCGCCAATCGTCCTCGTCCAGCGTCGACTTCCAGTGCCCGGAGGAGTTCGGCTACTACTCGCATCCGACCGACTGCTCCCAGTACTACGTGTGCGTGTTCGGCGGGGCGCTGCTGGAGAGCTGCACCGGCGGGCTGATGTACAGCCACGAGCTGCAGACCTGCGACTGGCCGCGAAACGTAGGCTGCGAACAGTCGAGGGGCCACAGCTCACCCTCGGCTCCGGCCGCCCCGTCCCGCACGGTAACGCCACGCGTCCCGCAGGTACTCAGTCGGGTACGCTTTTCGTCGGCACCATCAGCTCCCTCCGGCCCATCGGGCCCCAGTGGACCGTCGGGACCTTCGGGGCCGTCCGGACCTTCCGGACCAGCCGAACCCTCCGCTCCGGCACGCATCCAGCAGATCCAcacgctgccgccaccgccacccccgccggccaacccgaacccggtcATCACGACGCGCGGCCAACCGAAGAACTCACCCCAGGAAGACATTGCCAAG CTCTACGCAGAAGCGCACGAAACACTTCCGCCAGTGGAGGAAGAGGAGTCTGACCGTCAGCAGCGCGTCTACCGCGGGCAGCCCAGCACGGTGTCGCAGGTGCAGCGCGACCGGGACGGCATCCTGCAGCAGCCGAGCGTCAACGCCATACCGACCCAGGCCAAAGTAGGTTCGTTCGCGTACAGTGCTCAACCTCAGCCATTCAG TagggacgatgacgatgacgagtCACTGCAAACGCTCGACGCGGAACCATCCGCCACCGTAAGGGACCGTAAGAAACGTGACACCGACGGAGCTGCCCCGAACGGAGCTGCTCCGAAGACGCTAGACCCTGTGGACGCGGCCCTAGCGGCCGGTGACGAACCGACGCGACAGACCGTGAAACGATCGAACGCGGACATCCGCTCCGAACCGGACGGCCACCGGGAGGCCCGTCAGTTGCGCTCGCAACTCGGCACCTGGCAGTACCGCTCGCTGGACACTTCGCTGTCGCGCCAGAATAGCTACTCCCCGAGCACCGGCTTCGATCCGTTCGGGTACACCGTCGGTCCGACCGCTTCGTCCACCTACTTCAAGCCGGGCGCCCGCTACTATCAGCCGCAGACCTACAGCAAAAAGGAGCTGACGCAAAGCTACAACGACTACCTCGAGGCGTACAacagcaagcagcagcagcaggcggcggcggcgtacggCGTGCAGCGGCCAGTGCAGGAACCAGCTCACAAGAGCCTACAGGGTCTGCAGGCCTACAAGACGATCGCGAAGATCACACCGCAGGATGCGCTCATTCCGCTCCTGCTCGGACGTCCGCATCAGCCACAGTTCACGGCCGCGGCTTTCGTCAACAGTCACAACGCCAAGAAGTACACGACTCCATCGAGCGTGCTGTCGGACGAGTCCGCCGATGCCGAGACGATCCCGGACAACTTTGCGTTCTTTCACTTCGGTAACACCTACTCCTCGACTCCGATCTCCGtgaacaacaaccaccacaagGCACCGAAGGCGCAAGCCGCCCCGACCCAGAAAACGCCCTACATCGCGTTCAGCTCCGTCGGTGGGTTCTTCAACAATCATCCGACGGCCAGCCCACTGAAGGAGAGCTTCGGCGGGGcgacaaaaccgaaaccgaacctcAGCACGCCGGCCCCAGTCTACGAGTCCGGTCCGAACACGCTCGTAGTGTACCGGCCCCAGCCGGCTCCACGGCCGGCGTACGGTGGCGGGTACGGGAccaacggccagcagctcGGAGGCGGCGTGGTGTACGAGGCGTccacaccgaaaccgagtgCGCCACTCTTCGTGACCAAGTCCACGAACGGATTCCAGCCGATCGCAGTGTCGACCACACCGAAGTACCGGTATCCGGGCCACGCACCGCTCAAGAGTCAACCGGTGAGTCCGGGCGAGTACAGCAAGTTTCTAGAGTCACTCAAGAACTCGCACATCACACCGGGGCTGCCGACCGAGAGTGTGCCAACCGTCCGGATCGGTTCCCAGGTGCTACCGTACAGACCAGGACCTAACAATACGATACTGCAGCCGGTCAGGGTCAGCGGACCGGGCTACGGTGGGCAGGCGGCGGTGTACTACAGCAAACCTGCCGTTGGTTCGTTCTCAagaccggcggccggtggcctgGGACTTGGAAGCTACTACCACCAACCCGGCGATATCGAACCCGAGCGAGGTCAGAAGTATGTGAAGAATACGCTCGAAGAACCGAATCGAAAGCCCGCCTACGGCAAACGTCCGGAGGACGAGGATGAAGAAGAGTActacgacgatgacgatgaggaggaggacgatgacgacgagttCCAGTACCGGTACCCGCCGATCCACAAGTCCAAGTACACGCCGATGACCGAGACGATGGCTCCGCGGCCGCTCCAAAACCTGACCACTCCGAAACCGCCCGGTGCCGTCTCCGGGAACCTGTTCTATCACTccgacaccaccacctggCGACCCTCGGTCACGGTGACTACGTACTCGCCCGGGGCCGCCGTCACCTCCAGTGACATACCGCCAATCATTAAGTTCCCGGAGGACGTGTTCCAAGGTATCCGCCCGTTGGCCGACGTTCCGCGGTACCTCAACAAGTCCACCCTCCGACCGTACACCGTTCGGCAGCGGGTCCGCCCGACGGCGGTCCAGAACAATGCTCTGGACGAACCGAGCGAGGACCCCAGTGGCGGGGATCGGTTGCGGGTCAGCACGCAACGCCCGACAACCCGCTACACCACACACCCGGCTACCGTGCGGACACGTACTCCGGCGGCCGGGACCACCGCCAAGACCAAGACTTCCCAGACTCCAGCAGTGACCCAGACGTTTActcgacgaccgacgaccacgacgatgacggcgcCGACGACCACCGAGGTACCGACAACGACCACCTCGCGCAAACGCTACACAATCCGTCCGCAGCGGGGACAGCAGCGGTGGCGCACGACCACCGAAGCCTCGCCACGGGAAGCGGGCGGGGCCGCTTCGACGACCCACAGACCTACCACCAACTTGACGAAACCGCGATCGCGGGACAGCGAGCTCGATGAGCGGCTTCCGAACAG AGTGGAAACTTCATCGCAAGCTCCGCCGCCCCGCTACATTcaggagcaacagcagcagcagcagccacatcagcagcagaagacGCAGCTTACGCAAAGCAACCGCAACTACTACAACACCAGCAACTATGAACCATCTGCATACGATTCCTACTACGCCGTTTACGACGAAGACGTGGAACTGTACCGAGATGTTG AATATCAACCACAGCAACCCCAGAAACCGGTGGTATCGTCaacctaccgaccgaccgttgtCACGACCGTTGCTCCAACTTCTCAACGAGACCCGTACGTCACTTCTCCTAGAACTACCTATCAGCGGCCTTCCTATCAAGCAGACTACGACGATGCTCTAGTGGCTCAG CTGCAAGAAGATCGTTACAAtacgaagcaaacaaacacgcaAATCAG ATCATCACAATTGGACGATCAAAGCATTAAAACAACACCCAAATCAATCATATTAACACTCGCAGCACGCAGCGCGGGTCCCTCATCGTCCCCCGAACCGCCTCCTCCCTTCCTGGTGTCCTTTGCTCCACCATCCTTCCGGTCCCCTGCCGATGAGTCACGGTACCGCAGTAGCACTACCTCCTCCTCGTCGGTGCCACGCCACATCCATCCaacgccatcaccatcaccatcatcatcatcaagcaCACCCTCcacactcaccaccaccaccaccaccgtacccAGTACCACCACAACGACCACAACCGTCCGTACCGAACACTTGCCACGGTTCCGACCGTCCCCCGAGTACAATCGACATCCGGTTCGTCTGCCTCCGTCTCCTTCTCCTCCGCCCCCCGAGATCAAGTTCCATCCGATCCCGGACGATCACTACTacgacgaaggcgacgacgatgaggacgacgtAGACGTAGAGGGTGATCCGGTGGACGAGGAACCGCTTGGTCCTGTCCGACACTACGGTCCGTCTCCGAAGCTCCGCCCGGCCACTGACGACTCGGAGAACGGCCACTCCAAGAAGCAGTTTATTACCCAGAAGCTTCTGCCGGTGCTCTTGAGTCCGTTTCAGTCGGCGcgatcctcgtcgtcggttcaTGCGTTCGCTGCCGGCCCTCCCGAGGTACGCGAGCAGACTCCCTTCTCGTACGATGACCCGCGACCTGGCCAGGATCACCAGTTTGTCCCTTTGACGAGTACCTTCCCTCCAAGTACCACTACAAcacctactactactactactactactactactagtacCACTACCACTAGAAGGCCCACAACTACTCCGGTGCCAAGCACAACGTCCCCGCTGCCCACCACAACGCTGGACGTCCAGCGGAAGCTGCCAAAGTTTGTCCTCTCCGAGGTGCAACCGTCCAGCTTCCGTACTCCTTTTAGTACGACGGCCAAAGCGCCTGACGCGCTGCCCGACTACGGTGGGTTCCTCTATCGTGAATCCCTGCCGCAGCATACCTTCCTGAGCGCCATCGCTACCACACTGTCGGCGACGCAATCCTCGACAATCGCAACCACCACTCCGGAACCGATCCGATTCACCTACGGGCCTCAGCCCCAGCGCACCGTGGActcggcacggccacggccaacaCCGACCCCATTCGCGCCACGGTTCGAGCCGGTCCAATCGGCGCAGCAATTtggcaaaccgaaccgaacctacACCCTGACTGGGCTGAATGGTCCGCGGTTCGGTGTCTCGGTTCGCCCGGGTGCCGGCTTTGAGTCCGGATCGCCGCTGCCCACCCGAACCACTTTTTCTGATGACGTCACCAGTGTGGCAAGCACTGAAAGGACGACCCCGGTGGTCACGCCGTCGACCAGCACGTCGACGACCACTTCCACTGCCCTAGGTGCTAGTAACGTAAGATTCGTGATAAGCTCTAGCCTTAGTACAACCGCACGGCCCCAGACGCCGAAGCCGGTTGAGTCCGTTGCTCTTCATAAGAGCCTCGATCACGTCGAACCGACCGCCTCCAGCCACGATTGGGCGCCATCTGCGCTGGTGCAGGAGAAGGTGCTCTCCAGTCCCAGGACGAACACCCTGCAGGAGACTAACGAGCCCGACTTGGTGCAAGAATTGGACGAACCTTTGTTGCGTTCACGCCCCAGTCTGGCCAAGGATGACGTAGTGGTAACGTCGACGACCACTTTGGCTCCAACGCGGTTCCCTCCGCGAACCACGCCACGCCCCGAGGGCAAGAAGGTGGTGGTGACTCAGGAGCCACCGAAAGTACAAAGCTTTACCTCGCGCGGCCTTATCTTTAAGGAAGCGCTCAACAAAACCCTGGACCCGTCCGCAggtcagccagccaccggccagcgggTGTTGGTGTCACCGTACAAAAGTCTCGAGGTGCAGCGTCAGACGACGTCCTCGGACAAACCGTTCGCGTCGACGTCGCGCGTCATCTTGAACCTGTACCGGACGACCACACCGGAAAGCCTGCCTTTGGTGGGGCTCACGGTGAAGCGTCCATTTTCGACGCAGGCTCCAAGCAcaactactgctgctgctccgagcACGACGTCGTCGACTACtacgtcgacgtcgacgacgacgacggtggctccTAGCGTAAGTGAGTCTAGCACCACCACTCTAGCGACACCGGAAGAGGCCAACGTCACCCAAGTGACCAAGCCAACCGAGGTCTATCGCGGGCGCTACCGGCCGGTGTTTAGCTTTGTGCGATCGGCCGAGTCGTACGACGAGGTGACCACGCCCCGCTATCTGCAGTATCTGCgaccccgtggccgtggatcACCGCGCCGATCGTACACTCGCTTGAGACCTACGGCCCAAAGCTACACGCAGCTCCGATCGAGCACACTGCTCGACGTGGATTCGAGGAATGTTTCGAGCAGTCccgcctcggcctcggcctctgTGGACAGTACCGTACTGTCCGTCGTATCTGCCAGTGAGTACAGTGAGCGCCCGAGTGCGGCCTACTTGAACCACATTTCGACGGCCGATCCAAGGGCCAAGTATGAAGTGGAGCTCGAGCTCCACAAAGCCAAGTCCCCTGTCAAGCCGGACGCGAGTCAGGTGAACcgcaccgccggtggcccgggCCAAGTGGTGCAGATCACCGACAAACCGGTGTACTACACGCGGTTCCACGCGACCTCGACTGAAGTGAGCTCCTTTGCCCCTGTCGCCAACAGTGGTCGACCCGTGGAGTCGACGACGAAAAAGTTCCGCGCCACGGTCGAGATGCCGGAAATGAACATTCCGACCGAGAAGGAGCTGCAGCTGTCGTACCTCCACCAGGACACGAGTGGGACGAGCTCGGACGAGGAGAGCACCCaaaacgacgatgacgaagacgacCACGAAGACGAGGAGGAGCAGGATGATGAGGTAGACGAAGATCTGGCCGATTACTCGTACCTGGAGACGACGAAGACCAATACTCCGACAACGCCCTCGACGACCGCCACTCCGACAACGACACCCTCGACAACGCCCATCACTCGGAGCACCTTCCGGCCGATGGCACGGGCCTCGAAGCGTTACAGCGTTACACCCACCGTTACGGCCCCGACAACCGAGCGTTACTATGTGCCATCGCGCCCGTATCCGAGTACGGCGCCCGAACGGAATCTGACCGGTTCGGACCTGACTGTCGACCCGACCACCCCGTACAACGCTGCACGCATCACCACCTCCTCCTCCCCGTCTTCCTTCCCTTCCTTGAGTTCTTCCACTCCTCTTCCGCCACTTCCGGACGTAGCCAGCGGGCTTACGGGCTACCCGAACGGTAGCCTAAGCGTCAGCCCATCCACAATCCCCACCActgcctccaccaccaccaccaccaccacagtcCGCCCGCCAACCGCGACGTTCGCCATGAGCAAGCTCCCACCGCGCGCTTCCAGGGTCAATAATGCCATAAAGACCACGATCGCAGCCGCACAACTGCCACGCCGGTACGGCAAGCCGTCCGCAGCAGCGGGAAAAAGCATACAATGTACAGAAAACTCGCTGTCCGCCAAGTGCAACGAGATCCCGTCGAG AGtgagtaacaacaacaacaacaacaaccggaaccgTGGCAATTCGCAGTACGCGACCGACCCGGTCCAGTCGACCATCTCGGCCAACCGAGGAACCCATCCACC ACGAGCACGGCCAACCCTGAAGCCATCGCAGACCATTGTCTCGAAGGCACAGGAGTTCATCGACATCTACCGGTATCCACCGACCCGTCCGGAGCCACTGTACCCGCAGCCGACCCCAGACAAGACGGCCGCCAAGTGCCGGAAGGACGTGTGCCTGCTGCCCGATTGCTACTGCGGCGGTAAGGACGTACCCGGGGAGTTGCCGGTCGAGCAGGTCCCGCAGATCGTGCTGCTCACCTTCGACGACTCGGTGAACGACCTCAACAAGCAACTGTACCAGGACCTGTTCGAGCGGGGCCGCGTCAACCCGAACGGCTGCCCGATCACGGCCACGTTCTACGTGTCGCACGAGTGGACCGACTACAGCCAGGTGCAGAACCTGTACGCCGTTGGCCACGAGATGGCGTCGCACACGGTCTC TCACAGCTTCGGGGAGTCGTTCTCGCCGAAGAAATGGGCCCGGGAGGTCGCCGGCCAACGCGAGATCCTGTCCGCGTACGGTGGCGTCAAGCTGGAAGACGTGCGCGGTATGCGCGCCCCGTTCCTGTCGATCGGTGGCAACAAGATGTTCAAGATGCTGCACGACTTCAACTTCACGTACGACTCGTCGATGCCGGTGTACGAGAACCGGCCGCCCAGCTGGCCGTACACGCTCGACTACAAGATCTTCCACGACTGTATGATTCCGCCCTGTCCGACCAAGAGCTATCCGG GTGTTTGGGAAGTTCCTATGGTGATGTGGCAGGACCTGAACGGTGGGCGCTGCTCGATGGGTGACGCCTGCTCGAACCCGCCCGAGGCGGACGGGGTGTACAAGATGATCATGAAGAACTTCGAGCGCCACTACACGACCAACCGGGCGCCGTTCGGACTGTACTACCACGCGGCCTGGTTCACGCAGCCGCACCACAAGGAAGGATTCATACAGTTCCTGGACGCGATCAACTCGATGCCGGACGTGTTCATCATCACCAACTGGCAGGCCCTGCAGTGGGTCCGCGACCCGACCCCGCTCTCGCGCATCAACTCCTTCACGCCGTTCCAGTGCAACTACCCG GATCGCCCGAAGCGGTGCAACAACCCGAAGGTCTGCAACCTGTGGCACAAGTCGGGCGTCCGGTACATGCGCACCTGCCAGCCGTGCCCCGAGATCTACCCGTGGACCGGCAAAACCGGCATCCGCTCGTCCCGCATCGACAACGACATCGAGGTGGCCGACACCAACTAA